The Syngnathus acus chromosome 3, fSynAcu1.2, whole genome shotgun sequence genome includes a window with the following:
- the LOC119120080 gene encoding uncharacterized protein LOC119120080 isoform X2, translated as MVKDIIVFADVHTPFDDDFSGVYLTQSDYDLVAAATRKNDPPTQADFETQTLVDVSGRHFEVPEAAEPIASEPAKPIASESRATIETNQLTPHADGPEASADTELADALSAYEGVNHPHESTNKVRVKRRDTGRGVQRGRRRRRGAAIYNTSHPTTRTTNNLSRHARVITIRIEAVL; from the exons ATGGTTAAAG ATATCATCGTTTTTGCCGATGTTCATACACCCTTTGACGACGACTTTAGTGGAGTTTATCTAACACAATCAGACTACG ATCTCGTAGCCGCAGCCACTAGAAAAAACGATCCGCCGACACAAGCTGATTTCGAAACACAGA ctcTAGTGGATGTCTCTGGACGCCATTTTGAAGTACCAGAGGCGGCAGAGCCAATCGCATCAGAGCCAGCGAAACCAATCGCATCAGAGTCACGTGCTACCATTGAGACCAATCAACTCACGCCCCACGCCGATGG GCCGGAAGCATCCGCGGACACAGAATTGGCGGACGCTTTATCTGCATACGAAGGCGTGAACCACCCTCACGAGTCGACAAACAAAGTTAGAG TTAAGCGTCGTGACACAGGGCGAGGGGTTcaaagaggaaggaggaggaggaggggggcagCCATCTACAACACAAGCCACCCAACAACCAGAACAACCAACAACCTGAGCCGGCACGCGAGAGTCATCACCATAAGAATAGAAGCCGTCCTGTAA
- the LOC119120080 gene encoding uncharacterized protein LOC119120080 isoform X1 has translation MTIDHFEKTSQRMSSDQRSRSASKIVSRWLKVADIIVFADVHTPFDDDFSGVYLTQSDYDLVAAATRKNDPPTQADFETQTLVDVSGRHFEVPEAAEPIASEPAKPIASESRATIETNQLTPHADGPEASADTELADALSAYEGVNHPHESTNKVRVKRRDTGRGVQRGRRRRRGAAIYNTSHPTTRTTNNLSRHARVITIRIEAVL, from the exons ATGACCATCGACCATTTTGAGAAGACAAGCCAGCGCATGAGCTCTGATCAGCGGAGTCGGAGTGCGTCAAAAATTGTTTCGAGATGGTTAAAGGT TGCAGATATCATCGTTTTTGCCGATGTTCATACACCCTTTGACGACGACTTTAGTGGAGTTTATCTAACACAATCAGACTACG ATCTCGTAGCCGCAGCCACTAGAAAAAACGATCCGCCGACACAAGCTGATTTCGAAACACAGA ctcTAGTGGATGTCTCTGGACGCCATTTTGAAGTACCAGAGGCGGCAGAGCCAATCGCATCAGAGCCAGCGAAACCAATCGCATCAGAGTCACGTGCTACCATTGAGACCAATCAACTCACGCCCCACGCCGATGG GCCGGAAGCATCCGCGGACACAGAATTGGCGGACGCTTTATCTGCATACGAAGGCGTGAACCACCCTCACGAGTCGACAAACAAAGTTAGAG TTAAGCGTCGTGACACAGGGCGAGGGGTTcaaagaggaaggaggaggaggaggggggcagCCATCTACAACACAAGCCACCCAACAACCAGAACAACCAACAACCTGAGCCGGCACGCGAGAGTCATCACCATAAGAATAGAAGCCGTCCTGTAA